Proteins from a genomic interval of Desulfofustis limnaeus:
- the allB gene encoding allantoinase AllB, with amino-acid sequence MYDLLIRGGTVVFPEQVKTADIAVSAGKIAGIMLDSRHVEARKIIDARGTLVFPGAIDSHAHLNDPGFTWREDYAHGTAAAARGGVTTIVDMPMQNEPALTDKAIFTKKHQVVSANAYVDYCFWGGLVETSFQSLRELDECGVTAFKSFIGPVSPDYSSLSMGQVKEALEILRHVDARAGFHCEDYSIIKWEEKRAAAEGRRARQDFLSSRPVIAELIATKNILDLAKLTGAKVHICHVSHPDVAEVIRQAKRDGVDVTGETCPHYLVFSEQDLLEKGSFFKCAPPLRTAEDRDRMWEYILDGTFSCVGSDHSPCAPEEKDEEKHGIFGAWGGLSGIQSLFQVMFDQSVHKKGLSPSVVARCLAEGPAKAFGIYGKKGAIALGFDADLVLVDPDRQWLITEDSLEYLNKISAFCGVTGKGLPVCTVLRGQVVFNDDTVCGEKGYGKLICKNGKGE; translated from the coding sequence ATGTATGATTTGCTGATCAGAGGGGGAACGGTTGTTTTTCCGGAACAGGTCAAAACGGCAGATATTGCCGTTTCTGCGGGAAAGATCGCGGGGATTATGCTTGATTCCCGTCACGTTGAGGCGCGAAAGATCATCGATGCCAGAGGAACGTTGGTTTTTCCTGGGGCGATTGATAGTCATGCCCATCTCAACGATCCAGGCTTTACCTGGCGCGAAGATTATGCGCACGGGACAGCCGCTGCCGCCCGGGGTGGGGTGACAACGATAGTTGATATGCCCATGCAGAATGAACCGGCGCTTACCGATAAGGCAATTTTCACAAAGAAGCACCAGGTCGTCTCTGCCAACGCCTACGTAGACTATTGTTTCTGGGGCGGTCTGGTCGAGACCAGTTTTCAGAGCCTTCGGGAGCTTGATGAATGCGGCGTTACGGCCTTCAAGTCATTTATTGGTCCGGTTTCTCCGGATTATTCAAGCCTCTCGATGGGACAGGTAAAAGAAGCCCTCGAGATCCTGCGACACGTCGATGCACGGGCGGGATTCCATTGTGAAGATTACTCGATCATCAAATGGGAAGAAAAGCGTGCCGCAGCCGAAGGTCGCAGGGCACGGCAAGACTTCCTCTCATCCCGTCCGGTCATAGCAGAGCTTATCGCCACAAAAAATATTCTTGATCTGGCTAAGCTCACCGGCGCGAAAGTTCACATCTGTCATGTCAGCCATCCCGATGTGGCTGAGGTGATTCGGCAAGCAAAACGAGACGGTGTCGATGTCACCGGCGAAACGTGTCCCCATTATCTCGTTTTTTCCGAACAAGATCTGCTGGAAAAGGGGTCTTTTTTCAAGTGTGCCCCGCCGCTGAGAACAGCTGAGGATCGAGACAGGATGTGGGAATACATCCTCGACGGAACGTTCTCTTGTGTGGGATCGGACCATTCACCCTGTGCACCTGAAGAAAAAGATGAAGAGAAGCATGGAATTTTCGGAGCGTGGGGTGGATTGAGCGGTATCCAGAGTCTCTTTCAAGTGATGTTTGATCAGAGTGTTCATAAAAAAGGCCTTTCCCCTTCCGTGGTGGCCAGGTGTTTGGCTGAAGGTCCGGCCAAGGCGTTCGGAATCTACGGAAAAAAAGGCGCGATCGCACTTGGCTTCGATGCCGACCTGGTGCTTGTCGATCCCGATCGTCAGTGGCTGATCACCGAGGACTCCCTCGAGTATCTCAACAAAATATCGGCCTTTTGCGGTGTCACAGGGAAAGGGCTGCCGGTTTGTACGGTGCTCAGGGGACAGGTGGTGTTCAACGATGACACGGTATGCGGTGAAAAAGGGTATGGAAAACTGATTTGCAAAAACGGCAAGGGAGAGTAG